The DNA window TTAGGGAGGGAATTAGAAAGCAGATGTGTATGAGAGATTCATGGATCACATAGTAGCATTATTGGCAGGGACTCTCCAATAGTTCATTTCTCCAGGGGGGTTCTGTAATGCTCAGCAACACTAGTCGGCTCCTGCCAAGACCAAATGTGAAAAAAGGGTATCCTAAGAAGTATATCTAGCCCAACTCAACCCACTTCAAACAACCCAAATCAACAAATACAGACAGATGgtcacagagaaacaaaacaccaccaTGACcctcaagggaaaaaaattgttttcactaCATGGAGACCTCTGCCTAAACCATTTTGAGTCAAATCGGATCAATTCAGAACAGTTTTAAGTTCTCTGCTGTCCTTTTTCAACACCAACAATGCAATTGCTGGAAAAAACCTGCAATAATAAAGAAGGCACTATCTCTAGGATTGCTCCTACCTCCTCTTCCTGTTCCTCTACACTGCCCCAATAGATCACATCTGCCAGGTGTTTGTCACAGGGGAAGCTCTGGCAGATGTAGGATCTTTTGCTAtatctctgctgctgcctgcactcctgTGCCGACaattctccttccctgtgcctcCGGTATGCTGAGGAACACAGCCTTCCTGCAAtgtgccctctgctgctgcagccaaggctgcctttttttctaaaaggcTTGCTATTCatcccctctgcagagccccaggtAAATGAGCTCTTCCACTGCAGAGGTCTCCTGACCCTCTTTTCCCATGATGTGTAGATCCACCTCACTGACAGTCCTTGGTTCTAAGAAGAACCACAGTCATAAAAGCCAAGGGGATACATCAGGAAATCCTTAAATGAAAACAACCACATTTCAGTAACAcaccagaaatatttcagtaacaAGTACTCAGATGCAGCTCTCACTTATTTAAAACAGCACCTTCACCCACACAGGAGCTGTCTGATGACTGCTACATACTCATTAACTTGAACATTTACGCTTATGAAGGAGGTTACAACAGATAAAGAAAAGGGACAACGGTGAAACAGTAACAGTAATAGCAGTGATTCACTGTACAGAGGGGTAAGGCTATGCTCTGAGTTTTGAAATGTTAATGcagaagagtgaaaagaaaGTCAAGAGCAAAAAGTTATTTGGGGCAATCTGAGATCTGGGGAGAGAATCAGCAGGTGCTGTACAGGCTGTCCCCAGTCCAGGTACAAAGCCCACCCAGAGTCCCAAAGCGACCAGGTCTCAACCCACCCCAACACACCGGTGACAGACCTCAGGTGACAGGAAGGAGCCTCTCACTGCTGGGTGCTGGAAAGTGAAGTACTTGAGGATGTGTCACAAACACACATCTGAAGAACGTAGTGCACAAACAGAACAGGTCCCTTTCAGGGCCAAATGGTGAAGTGCTTATATGCCTCTTGGCTAAAAGCTTTTTGTTATTAACTAAATATTTAGTCACCTTGCATGTATTAGGTaaagacaacaggaaaaaacatcatCCTCCTTTGGATACATGCTGTGCAATAATATACATAACttgctttaggtttttttaCTGCTACTATGCATTATTACAGTAAAATCAAATGAGCACATATGCTAAGAGCAAACATTCTTTACAGGTTAATTGGCAGTGCTGAAGGTACAAAAAAGAGAATCCGAGACCACAGCAACATAGAAAAAAGGATCCAATTTGATCTCCAACAAAAACCCCCATTTCACTTGGTGAAGGGTCTACCTCCCACTACTGCTGTTAATCACAGCAATATAATCCTCAAAACAGTTAAAGCAGACAAAAGAATGTGGAGGGTTTTTCCTGAAGATTACTGCACTATTTTTGAGGAAGGACATGGCAATACTGATGCTAGAAGCTGAGGTTTCAGCAAAGGAGCAGCTCCCACTCTCCTCTCCACACTGTGCAGTTAGGCCACCTCCCACACCCAGTCACCAGAACATTCTTTGCCCTGCGAACTTCTTAAACCCCAGgtagaacaacaacaaaaacactcCGCTTGGGTAAATTCCAGCCTCAGCCACCCGGGTTGCAGGGAGTGGTGGAAGAACCAGCTCCACCCCTCATCACCTCCCCTCCAATCCCACATGCAAAGCCACCCTAGCTGGACTCCTGCTGGCCAACAGGGAGCTGCCTCATCACTGGGGGCATGGAGCCAGGCAAGGCGGGAAATGTGAAACCCgccccagccctggtgctgtgttttgttagGCAAGTAGGCAGGAGGGGCAGCCCAGCCCactctgcaggcagggagagaacTCACAACCCCCAGCTTCACTGAACAGGATGCAACAGACACCCCACCCTTGGCTGAGGACTGTGCCCCACACTACCCACACGAGACAACAAGTTTACAAAAGAGTACCAGGCACAGCGTATAGTAAACCAGGCTTTATTTCTCTCACAGTACGGTGGGACTGAAGTTAAGACCACTCTGTAGCAGTGCCAACCCACTCAGTAGCttgggctgtgggagctgctgacCAATCCTCAGTGGCAGGCTGAGCGCTCCAGTCCTCTGTAACCACAAAGACAACAACACTTAAGTGCaccccagctcttcccacccaCAAAacatcccccccttcccacagACACCCCTCAAACTGACCTGTGGGGAACTGCTGGATGGGCACAGACGGGACTTGCACTCCCTCAGACCAGTCTGCAACCTCAGGCTGAGGAGGAGCAGTGAATTCAGGTGCTGGGGCCGTCCATTCGGTCTGGAACTCCTCCTTCGTGACTGCTTTCTCGGCAGCAGCTTGCTCCTCCTTTTCAATCTGCAATGGAAGAGCCCAGCCTGAGTCTCCCAGGAACACATCACCACACCTACTATCACACACCAGACAGCAGGCACTAACAGGCAATACAATTAACCAACCGTCACATTTAAGTGTGAAGCGCAGTTATTATTTTGGCAAAAGCCGTCCTCATTAACCGGCACACGGGACAACGGGGTTGGAGCACAAGCAAAACATCTGAGAGACACACTTCCTGCCATGGGGCTCCTACCTCCTCAGGATCTCTATAGAAGTACAAATCAGGCATGACTTCCCACGGGTGCTCACGGGAGATGGTGCCACGCATGCGCAGGACCTCCCGAGCCAGCATCCACCACATCAGACCCACTGAGTGGGCTCCCTGGAACAGAAGAAAGTGGGTGAGAGTTTCTGTAAAGCTAAACCTttgaagaaagagcaaaagactTATTTGTACTCAATCCAAGGTTCTTGTGTGGCAAAAGAAAGACATTACTTGCCCACACCCAGACTTGTATACttagacacaaaaaaaaaggcaacttttcACATTCCCAGTGACACTTTCGGGTCTCAGCAGGAACTGCAGTGCACGTCAGTCACCAACACGTGAGTCTGTTGTATACAACATAGCCCAAGGTAAATCTCTTGCTATGGAGTTTCATACTGGTCACTATCCCATGTGAATCTTGTCAAAAAGACAGGGATTATGCTCATCACATATActaaaatgaagaaactgaaaacttgATGAAATAAGCAAAGCTTACACACATGCTCAGATGTGGCTTACATTAGTTTTGGTGACTGACATCTAGATAGAGTTTAAAGAAGCTTCTCATTTTCCTAGACTTTACCTTTCAGGTGATTTCTGACAAGGTAATGTTTCAGAGCAGCTCCTTCATCAGTTCACTTTATCTTTCATTCATATTCACAAGCTGTGGTAAGAATAACTATCAAACTCCACTCACTGGGCCACAAAGACCCTCATGGCATCAGCGAAATATCTTGCCAGGTTACTATAGCACACGTCCTACACTTGAGAGTTCCTTGGCCAGAAATCAGCCTCAGCTCCAAGCTCCAACTGTGTGCAGTTtatctcctcctccccacccgCCTGCCAGTTTGCAAGAGACAATTATTAGCTTGTTCCCCCGGGAGACACACAAGATACAAGCCAACTCTCCCTTGCAGAAAGCATCCATCTTGCAAACACAGGCCATGCTACGGAAGAAGCTGCTTGGAATGTTACAGCAAAGCCATTACCTTGTTATTGCAGGGAATAGCAATATCCACATAGCGCAGCGGGGAGTCGGTGTTGCACAGCGCGATGGTGGGGATGTTGACATAAGACGCCTCTGTCAGGGGCTGATGGTCAGCC is part of the Chiroxiphia lanceolata isolate bChiLan1 chromosome 1, bChiLan1.pri, whole genome shotgun sequence genome and encodes:
- the RPSA gene encoding 40S ribosomal protein SA; protein product: MSGGLDVLQMKEEDVLKFLAAGTHLGGTNLDFQMEQYIYKRKSDGIYIINLKRTWEKLLLAARAIVAIENPADVSVISSRNTGQRAVLKFAAATGATPIAGRFTPGTFTNQIQAAFREPRLLVVTDPRADHQPLTEASYVNIPTIALCNTDSPLRYVDIAIPCNNKGAHSVGLMWWMLAREVLRMRGTISREHPWEVMPDLYFYRDPEEIEKEEQAAAEKAVTKEEFQTEWTAPAPEFTAPPQPEVADWSEGVQVPSVPIQQFPTEDWSAQPATEDWSAAPTAQATEWVGTATEWS